One Amphiprion ocellaris isolate individual 3 ecotype Okinawa chromosome 5, ASM2253959v1, whole genome shotgun sequence genomic region harbors:
- the smug1 gene encoding single-strand-selective monofunctional uracil-DNA glycosylase 1 has product MSDENSTVGETLHRGDGETNQGQGKPKQQDSGALDGTPSSRFLRAELELNAHLRRLSFSEPVRYIYNPLEYAWETHRCYVEKYCQPGQRFLFLGMNPGPFGMAQTGVPFGEVRSVVDWLKITGEVGHPDDEHPKRRITGLACTQSEVSGARFWGFFKKLCGEPELFFQHCFVHNLCPLIFMSASGKNLTPPELPAAEREALLALCDIALCQVVEALNVSMVIGVGKVAEQRARRALSAASINVRVEGIMHPSPRNPQANKGWEDVAKAKLAELGVLSLLNNS; this is encoded by the exons ATGTCAGATGAAAACTCAACTGTAGGTGAAACGCTTCACCGTGGAGATGGAGAGACAAACCAGGGTCAGGGTAAACCAAAGCAGCAGGACAGTGGAGCTCTGGACGGGACTCCCTCCTCCAGGTTCCTGCGGGCTGAGCTGGAGCTCAACGCCCACCTCCGGCGGCTCTCCTTCAGCGAGCCGGTCCGGTACATCTACAACCCGCTGGAGTACGCCTGGGAGACCCACCGCTGTTATGTGGAGAAGTACTGTCAGCCCGGACAGAGGTTCCTGTTCCTGGGGATGAATCCTGGACCCTTCGGCATGGCGCAGACTGGA GTCCCATTCGGTGAAGTGAGGTCAGTTGTTGACTGGCTGAAGATCACAGGGGAGGTTGGTCATCCTGATGACGAGCATCCGAAGCGACGGATCACGGGGCTCGCCTGCACTCAGAGCGAAGTGAGCGGTGCACGTTTTTGGGGCTTCTTCAAGAAATTGTGTGGTGAACCGGAGCTGTTCTTCCAACACTGCTTTGTGCACAATCTGTGCCCACTAATCTTCATGAGTGCCAGTGGGAAGAATTTAACGCCCCCTGAGCTGCCTGCAGCTGAACGGGAGGCTCTGCTGGCCCTGTGTGACATCGCACTGTGCCAGGTGGTGGAGGCACTCAACGTCTCCATGGTGATTGGCGTAGGAAAGGTGGCCGAGCAGCGGGCGCGGCGAGCTCTGTCTGCTGCAAGTATCAACGTGCGAGTCGAGGGCATCATGCATCCGTCGCCCAGGAACCCACAAGCCAACAAGGGCTGGGAGGATGTAGCTAAAGCCAAACTGGCAGAacttggtgttctatctctgcTGAACAACTCTTGA